Proteins encoded within one genomic window of Borrelia parkeri:
- a CDS encoding PQQ-binding-like beta-propeller repeat protein, whose protein sequence is MFIVLKLNICIFIFLGVCFSLSANVNLYFQKALTGQILGSPILDELRNTITVLTKDRWLITYTMSLDKKYSYRLDRVPYPFLLKDFGSGYYVITGRNEVQKIRRGKLIWRYSLDASPIKAPSMGNGYILIPQADERVIALRLGDGQKIFEVNIEGKAVTSSVVLENGNFYIANEHYRMFAFNPEGEKIWSASLMSFPNVLMISTNNEIIVGYQSGDIVVYDSDFGDMLNFISLNYPINFLFEKFNGEYVAVSDNGVFFNLSKNFELMFSKNLSLKLKEAVLYDNKNLFIVIKSNGVLALDEYFNLVDRYDGMKEISGLVANVGIIATGGLNWILTAYYYEYKDELDVIVWNHTLGNRYHQNRIDFIEKYLIDHEDIYLALDEMLNSPYNRRVYDTFLGTLDSLVIQYGSFPKKYLNLYKKAINNWLAPKNGIDRIAQRGQLYKYFIYVDDAASVKNFINMAIEEKDISNVIQLVESIAKFEYYYGQDELVYNYIQYIILNYQGSLEIAYAVLLSLRKIILNSTEDNLKKYRNKYLTLLKFIKRQNFSDKINQCVNEIIIAL, encoded by the coding sequence ATGTTTATTGTTTTGAAGTTAAATATTTGTATTTTTATATTTTTAGGTGTTTGTTTTTCACTTTCAGCAAATGTTAACCTTTATTTCCAGAAAGCTTTAACAGGACAGATTTTAGGAAGTCCTATTCTTGATGAGCTACGTAATACTATTACAGTGTTAACAAAGGATAGGTGGTTGATAACTTATACTATGTCTTTAGATAAAAAATATTCTTATAGATTAGATCGAGTACCGTATCCCTTCCTATTAAAGGATTTTGGTAGTGGATATTATGTTATTACAGGACGTAATGAAGTTCAAAAGATTAGAAGAGGAAAGCTTATATGGAGATATAGTTTAGATGCTTCTCCTATAAAAGCTCCTTCAATGGGGAATGGTTATATTTTAATTCCTCAGGCTGATGAGAGAGTTATTGCTTTAAGACTTGGTGATGGTCAGAAAATTTTTGAGGTGAATATAGAAGGAAAGGCAGTGACTTCTTCTGTTGTTCTTGAAAATGGTAATTTTTATATTGCAAATGAACATTATAGAATGTTTGCTTTTAATCCTGAGGGAGAGAAAATATGGAGTGCTTCTCTTATGTCTTTTCCCAATGTATTAATGATAAGTACTAATAATGAGATAATTGTTGGATATCAATCTGGAGATATCGTTGTGTATGATAGTGATTTTGGTGATATGTTAAATTTTATTAGTTTGAACTATCCTATTAATTTTTTATTTGAAAAGTTTAATGGAGAATATGTTGCAGTGTCTGATAATGGGGTTTTTTTTAATTTAAGTAAAAACTTTGAACTTATGTTTTCTAAAAATTTATCTTTAAAGCTTAAGGAAGCTGTGCTTTATGATAACAAAAATCTTTTTATTGTTATTAAATCAAATGGTGTTTTAGCTCTTGATGAATATTTCAACCTGGTTGATAGATATGATGGTATGAAGGAAATATCGGGGCTTGTGGCTAATGTTGGAATAATTGCTACTGGCGGGCTTAATTGGATATTAACTGCTTATTATTATGAATATAAAGATGAGCTTGATGTTATTGTTTGGAATCATACATTAGGTAATAGGTATCATCAAAATAGGATAGATTTTATCGAAAAATATTTAATAGATCATGAGGATATTTATTTGGCTCTTGATGAAATGTTGAATTCTCCCTATAATAGGAGGGTTTATGATACTTTTTTAGGTACTCTAGATTCTCTGGTAATTCAATATGGTAGTTTTCCTAAAAAATATTTGAATTTATATAAAAAAGCTATTAATAATTGGCTTGCTCCAAAAAATGGAATTGATAGAATAGCTCAAAGGGGGCAACTTTATAAGTATTTCATATATGTTGATGATGCAGCTTCAGTTAAGAATTTTATTAATATGGCGATTGAAGAAAAGGATATTAGCAATGTAATTCAATTGGTTGAAAGTATTGCTAAGTTTGAATATTATTATGGGCAAGATGAACTTGTGTATAATTATATTCAGTATATAATATTGAATTATCAGGGCAGTTTAGAGATAGCTTATGCTGTTCTTCTAAGCTTGCGCAAGATAATTTTGAATTCTACAGAGGATAATCTTAAAAAGTATAGAAATAAATATTTAACTCTTTTGAAATTTATAAAGCGACAAAATTTTTCTGACAAAATTAATCAGTGTGTTAATGAAATTATTATAGCGCTTTGA
- a CDS encoding P83/100 family protein, translating into MKRIRVLFIFLFIFLNVFTFHAREVDKKKLKDFVNMDLEFVNYRGPYDSTDTYQQIVGIGEFLARNLINNKSNYYNKYYVNRYIDSEDEKSSSDVFIIGERSSLDSILNLRKILIGYLMEGFSYNKESAELLAKAITIYNATYRGDLEYYSDSYIQPALKDLSKHNVGLSRVYSQWAGKTHIFIPLKRNILSGNIESDVDLDKIVTEKVVISLLSENEEVGTDFARDLTDVQDEIRDVDQEKIDIESVTLRSIDDELTETIDNLREQLEKATDDVEKTGIKKQIDDKIVERNILKDKTKGLKKSQKKLDSSQERLDRQRDIVKDKIQESIDKENKDKNLPKPGDIISPKVDEKLQLTETIEDLKEQLEKVTDDAEKEEIKRQIDDKIIEREAVKDKNLPKPGEVSSSKKDEKIKSAKELKKQLEKATDDVEKTDIKKQINDDKIVEKNVLKDKTGSLKKSQKKLDKQKNIVKKDRNLPKTGEVSSSAKDTKLKSAEELKKQLKRATADTPKSTSSVSNNRSNKPLSSKPLNSKDQLGQQEAVDKLSLENENHKPVFLEVLNPNTNLGVLRLIDSDKDQLDKKTSQYGIRRYGIYEREDDFVAIKLCSGVAKLQLLNKTKNLKVESEANFELSRDSSLFVDSKMILVVVKDKNVWKLAKFSSRDLSEFILSEDEVLPFTSFTVNAGHVYLQDASKKIIILDLNTLKKVS; encoded by the coding sequence ATGAAAAGAATACGGGTACTTTTTATTTTTTTATTCATCTTTTTAAATGTTTTTACTTTTCATGCTAGAGAAGTTGATAAGAAAAAGTTGAAAGATTTTGTTAATATGGATCTTGAATTTGTTAATTATCGGGGTCCTTATGATTCTACAGATACTTATCAGCAAATAGTAGGTATTGGTGAATTTTTAGCTAGGAATTTAATCAATAACAAATCTAATTATTACAATAAATATTATGTTAATAGGTATATTGACAGTGAGGATGAAAAGAGTAGTTCAGATGTTTTTATTATTGGTGAGAGATCTTCTCTTGATAGTATTTTAAATCTTAGAAAAATACTAATAGGGTATTTAATGGAAGGTTTTAGTTACAATAAAGAGAGTGCAGAATTACTTGCTAAAGCTATTACAATATATAATGCTACTTATCGAGGTGATTTGGAGTATTATAGTGATTCCTATATTCAACCTGCCCTTAAAGATTTAAGTAAGCATAATGTAGGACTCTCAAGAGTTTATAGCCAATGGGCTGGGAAGACTCATATTTTTATTCCTCTTAAGAGAAATATTTTATCAGGCAACATTGAATCAGATGTTGATCTTGACAAAATAGTTACAGAAAAGGTGGTAATATCTCTTTTAAGTGAAAATGAAGAAGTTGGTACGGACTTTGCAAGAGATCTAACCGATGTACAGGATGAAATTCGTGATGTTGATCAGGAAAAAATTGATATTGAGTCTGTTACTTTGAGAAGCATTGATGATGAATTAACCGAGACTATTGATAATTTAAGGGAGCAACTTGAGAAGGCTACTGATGATGTTGAAAAGACAGGTATTAAGAAGCAAATTGATGATAAAATAGTCGAGAGGAATATTTTAAAGGATAAGACAAAAGGGCTTAAGAAGTCACAAAAAAAATTAGATAGTTCTCAGGAAAGATTGGATAGGCAAAGGGATATAGTTAAAGATAAAATACAAGAAAGTATTGATAAGGAGAACAAAGATAAGAATTTGCCAAAGCCTGGGGACATAATTTCGCCAAAAGTAGATGAAAAATTGCAATTAACTGAAACTATTGAAGATTTGAAAGAACAACTTGAGAAGGTTACTGATGATGCTGAGAAGGAAGAAATTAAGAGGCAGATTGATGATAAGATAATTGAAAGGGAGGCAGTTAAAGATAAGAATTTGCCAAAACCTGGGGAAGTAAGTTCATCAAAAAAAGATGAAAAAATAAAGTCGGCTAAAGAGTTGAAAAAGCAACTTGAGAAGGCTACTGATGATGTTGAAAAGACAGATATTAAAAAGCAAATTAATGATGATAAGATAGTCGAGAAGAATGTTTTAAAGGATAAGACAGGAAGTCTTAAGAAGTCACAGAAAAAATTAGATAAACAAAAAAATATAGTTAAAAAAGATAGAAATTTGCCAAAAACCGGGGAAGTAAGCTCATCAGCAAAAGATACAAAATTGAAGTCAGCTGAAGAGTTGAAAAAACAACTTAAGAGAGCTACTGCTGATACTCCTAAGAGCACTTCTAGTGTTTCAAATAATCGATCTAATAAGCCCTTGTCCAGTAAGCCTTTAAATTCTAAAGATCAGTTGGGTCAACAAGAAGCTGTAGATAAATTATCTCTTGAAAATGAAAATCATAAACCTGTGTTTTTAGAGGTTTTAAATCCCAATACGAATTTAGGAGTTCTTAGGTTAATTGACTCAGATAAAGACCAATTGGATAAGAAAACTTCTCAGTATGGTATTAGAAGGTATGGAATTTATGAGAGAGAAGATGATTTTGTAGCTATCAAACTTTGTTCAGGTGTTGCAAAGCTTCAGTTGCTTAATAAAACAAAAAATTTAAAAGTTGAATCTGAAGCAAACTTTGAGTTAAGTAGAGATTCTTCTCTTTTTGTTGATTCAAAAATGATTTTGGTAGTTGTTAAGGATAAAAATGTTTGGAAATTAGCAAAATTTTCTTCAAGAGACTTGAGTGAGTTTATTTTATCAGAGGATGAAGTTTTGCCATTTACAAGTTTTACTGTTAATGCAGGTCATGTTTATTTGCAAGATGCATCTAAAAAGATTATTATTTTGGATCTAAATACTTTAAAAAAAGTATCTTAA